One part of the Aspergillus luchuensis IFO 4308 DNA, chromosome 5, nearly complete sequence genome encodes these proteins:
- a CDS encoding Dcp1 family protein (COG:S;~EggNog:ENOG410PQW4;~InterPro:IPR010334,IPR011993;~PFAM:PF06058;~go_function: GO:0008047 - enzyme activator activity [Evidence IEA];~go_process: GO:0000290 - deadenylation-dependent decapping of nuclear-transcribed mRNA [Evidence IEA];~go_process: GO:0043085 - positive regulation of catalytic activity [Evidence IEA]), translating into MTGRKPRRPNNNNHNHRRHPSQGIAQPSDYDSDFHNYLSDTQQLQDSQEPSMPPPLRSNEELNLSVLRRHNPSITNILSLAQYAVVYIFSPSSRQWEKNGIEGSLFVCQLTQGPLGEERYSVFVLNRRGLNNFDLLLTDGENVEITEDYIILKSDYSPEVEGVGANNSNGTNGANGSTKPGVNDGTNVRIYGLWIYSEPPPNSTAETRTINAQMIRECATHAGQSMKLAHERFEAAQQNGLHVAAAVASATAPPLEEVQSSVPMGRQISLKDLFGQQRTQDDEWSVRAHQFAPNEWQQQQQQQHPPAAAMPGVGANPNPPQQDVLGDLFRRAGLAYQGGQ; encoded by the coding sequence ATGACAGGCCGCAAGCCCCGCCGtccaaacaacaacaatcacaaCCACCGTCGTCATCCCAGCCAAGGCATTGCCCAACCCTCCGACTACGACTCCGACTTTCACAACTACCTCTCTGATACCCAGCAACTTCAAGATTCCCAAGAACCGTCTATgcctcctccgctccgcTCCAACGAGGAGCTCAACCTCTCCGTCCTGCGCCGCCATaacccctccatcaccaacattctctctctcgcccAATACGCCGTCGTCTACATCTTCAGCCCCAGCTCCCGACAATGGGAAAAGAACGGCATTGAAGGCTCCCTATTCGTCTGCCAACTCACCCAAGGCCCCCTAGGCGAGGAGCGGTACAGTGTCTTTGTGCTCAACCGACGAGGTCTGAATAActtcgatctcctcctcactgacGGCGAGAATGTCGAAATCACCGAAGACTACATCATCCTGAAATCGGACTACAGCCCAGAGGTGGAAGGAGTAGGAgccaacaacagcaatggTACCAATGGCGCCAACGGATCTACCAAGCCAGGTGTTAACGACGGCACCAATGTCCGCATCTACGGTCTCTGGATCTACTCGGAGCCTCCGCCTAACTCAACCGCCGAGACGCGCACCATCAACGCCCAAATGATTCGCGAATGCGCAACCCACGCCGGACAGAGTATGAAGCTCGCGCACGAGCGATTTGAAGCCGCGCAGCAGAACGGTTTGCatgtcgctgctgctgtggcgtCGGCGACCGCGCCTCCGCTGGAAGAGGTGCAGTCAAGTGTACCGATGGGTCGGCAGATCTCGCTCAAGGATCTCTTTGGACAACAACGGACGCAGGACGATGAGTGGAGTGTCCGTGCACATCAGTTTGCGCCGAAcgagtggcagcagcagcagcagcagcagcacccgCCGGCTGCGGCGATGCCTGGCGTAGGCGCAAATCCGAATCCTCCGCAGCAGGATGTTCTTGGGGATTTGTTCCGGAGGGCTGGACTAGCGTATCAGGGGGGTCAATAG
- the PSY2 gene encoding SMEK family protein (BUSCO:EOG09262D0D;~COG:G;~EggNog:ENOG410PFTV;~InterPro:IPR016024,IPR006887,IPR011993;~PFAM:PF04802), whose protein sequence is MALEVQPPSDRKRVKVYELKDNDWFDRGTGFCTGQILDDEPRIFVESEDEPNRVLLETKISKDDGYQKQQETLIVWTEPNGTDMALSFQEAEGCAVIWNFVTSVQQHLLNLAPGEDALSDEIESYQSIMLPPPELGNLPEIDHVMRAASITQAGRDALSKFVIREEYIPKLIPLVTMAEDLESLSDLHRLCNIMKSLILLNDNTIIETVVTDPIILGVVGALEYDPEFPHHKANHRQYLADKSRYKEVVPIKDALIRRKISYTWRLQYLKDVVLARILDDPTFSVLNSLIFFNQVEIVNHIQANGPFLKELFSVFDPRSADTKRKEDAVQFLHQCAVIAKNLQAPARANLFANFINHGLFAVIAFAIKHPKPALRTTGIDILVALLDHDPVMMRGYMLKAVNEKKTPLTDTLIDLLHTESDLGVKNQLADAVKVLLDPQIPLQDTMGRAGPENYNKPRPNILSDAFVQNHFDESARRLFWPLKRLEHNDHLRNLSFQDVALYSHLVDILTFFVRQHLYRSRNVIQNESLAPRIAQLLTVPHKHLKLTALRFFRALTSLQDTFYQALMTHNNIFGLILDIVYETMPRDNLLNSACLELFEAIRCENMKPFVLHVVEKYGEKIRNITYVDTFQSLILRYEQMQGYGAEPESSLMSHEEAMPSRRMQAGGQRWQGVGEMDAAEEEYFNTSDDEEWQQESRQTASDAARMQNGAASPIVKPLVDYPDDDDEDDAMDTKPEPSDGQAPQSQEQPQQDGPEHDAAAGSPADSPFTPVSTPQTPPERLSEKRRREEEDDDELMKLTAGPKRRSSTSAGPGTAGMVRRKRSVSIGSLSANDKGAALGTLNSSAPPKRIAINLSSATIKASDPGSTDSGADHASNEKENRDDNHSGDGD, encoded by the exons ATGGCGTTGGAGGTGCAACCACCCAGCGATCGCAAGCGGGTGAAAGTTTACGAACTCAAAGATAATGACTGGTTTGATCGCGGGACGGGTTTTTGTACAGGGCAGATCCTCGAT GATGAACCGCGGATATTCGTCGAGTCGGAGGATGAGCCTAATCGTGTGCTTCTGGAGACCAAAATCTCCAAGGATGACGGCTATCAGAAACAACAAG AAACGTTAATAGTATGGACCGAGCCAAATGGGACGGACATGGCGCTGAGTTTCCAGGAAGCGGAAGGGTGCGCCGTGATCTG GAATTTTGTGACTAGCGTACAGCAGCATCTATTGAACTTGGCACCAGGAG AAGATGCTCTGTCAGACGAGATAGAAAGCTACCAGTCGATCATGCTGCCTCCACCCGAACTCGGGAACCTGCCCGAGATTGATCATGTTATGAGGGCTGCTAGCATTACCCAGGCCGGACGTGATGCGCTATCGAAATTCGTCATCCGAGAAGAGTACATCCCTAAGCTTATCCCGTTGGTCACGATGGCCGAGGATCTCGAAAGTCTCTCCGATCTACATCGCCTGTGCAATATCATGAAGTCGCTCATCCTGCTCAacgacaacaccatcatcgaGACAGTAGTTACAGATCCTATCATCCTTGGCGTGGTGGGAGCATTGGAAT ACGACCCCGAGTTTCCACACCACAAAGCGAACCACCGGCAATACCTCGCAGACAAGTCGCGCTACAAGGAAGTTGTCCCTATCAAGGATGCCTTAATTCGCCGCAAAATCAGCTACACTTGGCGCTTGCAGTATCTCAAGGATGTGGTCTTGGCTCGCATTCTCGATGACCCGACTTTCTCCGTTCTCAAttccttgatcttcttcaatcaGGTCGAGATCGTCAACCACATCCAGGCAAATGGACCCTTTTTGAAGGAATTATTTTCAGTCTTCGACCCAAGAAGCGCGGACACCAAACGCAAGGAGGACGCAGTCCAGTTTCTCCACCAATGCGCTGTCATCGCAAAGAATTTGCAGGCGCCGGCGCGTGCCAATCTCTTTGCGAACTTCATCAACCATGGCCTGTTTGCCGTCATTGCTTTCGCCATCAAACACCCCAAACCGGCTCTGCGTACGACTGGAATCGATATCCTAGTGGCACTCCTGGACCACGACCCCGTGATGATGCGTGGGTATATGCTGAAAGCCGTCAACGAGAAGAAGACTCCCCTGACCGACACGTTGATTGACTTGCTGCATACCGAGTCCGACCTGGGGGTCAAGAACCAACTCGCAGATGCCGTCAAAGTTCTACTGGATCCCCAAATTCCTTTGCAAGATACCATGGGCCGGGCGGGGCCTGAGAATTACAACAAACCGCGTCCGAATATCCTCTCTGATGCCTTTGTTCAGAACCATTTCGATGAATCCGCGAGGCGGCTATTCTGGCCGCTGAAACGACTCGAACATAATGACCACC TTCGAAACTTAAGCTTCCAGGATGTGGCGCTGTATTCCCATCTCGTTGATATCTTAACGTTTTTTGTCCGCCAACACCTATACCGGAGTCGGAATGTCATTCAAAACGAATCCCTTGCCCCTCGAATCGCTCAATTACTCACGGTACCCCACAAGCACCTCAAGCTGA CTGCGTTGAGATTTTTCCGTGCTTTGACTAGTCTTCAAGACACTTTCTACCAGGCTCTGATGACCCATAACAACATCTTTGGGCTCATCCTCGACATTGTTTATGAGACTATGCCCCGTGATAACCTTCTAAACTCGGCTTGTCTCGAACTATTCGAAGCGATCCGATGCGAGAACATGAAACCGTTTGTTCTCCACGTAGTGGAGAAGTATGGCGAAAAAATTAGAAACATCACCTACGTGGACACATTCCAGAGCTTGATTCTACGCTACGAGCAAATGCAGGGCTACGGTGCTGAGCCGGAGTCGTCCCTCATGTCGCATGAGGAGGCGATGCCTTCCCGAAGGATGCAAGCCGGCGGCCAGCGTTGGCAAGGTGTCGGGGAGATGGATGCTGCCGAGGAGGAGTATTTCAACACctctgatgatgaagag TGGCAGCAGGAGAGTAGGCAGACCGCATCAGATGCTGCCCGAATGCAGAATGGCGCCGCGTCGCCCATCGTCAAACCGCTCGTCGATTACccggatgatgacgatgaggacgatgcgATGGACACAAAACCAGAACCCAGCGATGGACAAGCGCCACAGAGCCAGGAACAACCGCAGCAAGATGGCCCGGAACACGATGCTGCTGCCGGCTCACCCGCAGACTCACCGTTCACTCCGGTATCGACGCCTCAAACGCCACCCGAACGGTTGTCGGAAAAGCGTCGgcgcgaggaggaagacgatgatgagctGATGAAGCTCACAGCTGGGCCTAAACGAAGAAGTTCAACCAGCGCCGGCCCCGGCACTGCCGGAATGGTGCGGAGGAAGCGAAGTGTGTCGATTGGCTCGCTCTCCGCCAACGACAAGGGGGCAGCGCTGGGGACCCTCAACAGCAGTGCACCACCGAAGAGAATCGCGATCAACCTTAGCTCGGCCACGATCAAGGCGTCTGACCCAGGCTCGACCGATTCTGGAGCTGACCATGCGAGCaacgagaaagaaaatcgAGATGACAACCACAGCGGTGATGGTGACTAA
- a CDS encoding bifunctional triacylglycerol lipase/ester hydrolase (COG:S;~EggNog:ENOG410PPWA;~InterPro:IPR019363,IPR029058;~PFAM:PF12697,PF10230;~TransMembrane:2 (o34-56i197-215o)): MAPSMQPHVTPDSFFHTTSPPRPTLPTNPPPAPILVYFISGNPGLISYYYPFFTFLSDKLQSLSSSSSKQKKDHHQFYIHGHSLAGFEVQPQSPLPTHYHNVEDQIQFIQHKLDSFVQATTTTQSSSTVRRPRVIIMGHSVGTYIAMEVIRRHRERQTSAHANTTSTTDFDIICGVMLFPTVMDIASSPSGKKLTTLLSLIPHLALIVSIFARFLTTLLPDFALRALIKLFMADPPSQAVDTTCAFLKSKRGVRQALHMAADEMRTITTDKWSDDVWGIASSSGENTNDKVHNDDNGSTSRMFFYFGRNDHWVAEKTREEIIQAKAKSSSMVGGKGGTGPTMVVCEDGLPHAFCLRHSEVTAGKVAGMVMDIVDG, translated from the exons ATGGCCCCTTCAATGCAACCCCATGTCACCCCCGACAGCTTCTTCCACACAACCTCGCCGCCACGACCAACACTACCTACCAATCCACCCCCAGCCCCAATTctagtctattttatatCCGGAAACCCAGGTCTCatctcctactactaccccttcttcaccttcctatCCGACAAACTCCAATctctcagcagcagcagcagcaaacagAAGAAAGACCACCATCAATTCTACATCCACGGCCACAGCCTAGCAGGCTTCGAAGTCCAGCCTCAGTCTCCCCTTCCCACGCATTACCACAATGTGGAAGACCAGATCCAGTTCATCCAGCACAAGCTCGACTCCTTCGTGCaagccactactactacgcaATCATCTAGTACCGTTAGGCGGCCCCGCGTCATTATCATGGGCCATTCCGTGGGCACCTACATCGCCATGGAAGTGATCCGGCGCCATCGCGAACGCCAAACATCTGCCCACGCCAATACCACTTCTACTACTGACTTCGACATCATCTGCGGCGTGATGCTCTTCCCGACTGTCATGGATATTGCCAGTTCGCCCTCGGGGAAAAAGTTGACT ACTCTATTATCACTCATCCCCCACCTGGCACTAATCGTCTCCATTTTCGCCcgcttcctcaccaccctcctccccgacTTCGCTCTCCGTGCCCTAATCAAGCTATTCATGGCCGATCCGCCATCCCAGGCTGTCGATACTACCTGCGCTTTCTTGAAGAGTAAGAGAGGCGTGAGGCAGGCTTT ACACATGGCCGCTGATGAGATGCGCACCATCACGACGGATAAATGGAGTGATGATGTCTGGGGGATAGCGTCCTCCTCCGGAGAAAATACAAACGACAAGGTGCATAATGATGATAACGGCTCAACTTCTCGGATGTTCTTCTACTTTGGACGGAATGATCACTGGGTTGCGGAGAAGACGAGGGAGGAGATTATCCAGGCTAAGGCtaagagtagtagtatggtgggagggaagggagggacgGGTCCGACTATGGTGGTTTGTGAGGATGGGTTGCCGCATGCGTTTTGTTTAC GTCATAGTGAAGTTACGGCGGGGAAGGTTGCGGGGATGGTTATGGATATTGTTGATGGGTGA